TGATGTTGATCCATAACAGCCGCCAAAACCTCGTCGTTGCTGGCCGGTGTTGCCGTGGCTTCGCCGACGGTAATGATACCATCCCCATCGGTATCGATACTTTTCTGTGGAATACTCGTACGATCGTATGAAAATCCTTCAATTTTTTCAGCCATATTTCCACCTCAAACCAAGGTTATAGAACCTCTATATTGTTATCGGCAGGAATAAGAGGGAAAGTTGCGTGGTTTTTAATATTTTTTATTGCCAAAAAGCTTTGCAATCAGATCATTGCGACTCAGTAGAAAATGCCCTGCAACATCGGTCAAAATAGCCGCCAACGTTCCTATTTTCAAACTTTGGTGATTGGGGACGGTCACATGATGTTCGCCTTTTTCGCAAGTGGTTAGCCGCACATGGCTTCCCGTTTGCCTTGTGATTGTGTATCCCAGAATTTGGAGTGATTTCGCAAGAGCAGCACCCGATAGATCTCGGGGTAATTTCATACGGCAATGACCTCTTCCCTGACGAAATGAAGATGGATGACTTTTGGCTCTGTTCCTTTTTCAAAATGGCATTGCACGGCTTCCCGTATATTTTTGTGGAGGCTTTCCAAATCATCCGCCTCTGTGAAAATGGAGGCTCCCAACGCCCGCGCCGTAAACCCCCCTTCAATGTCTTCTTCAACGAGAAAAACGATCTCTTTCATAGGCATAATATATTGTTTAAAAACAGATTTTTCAAGGAATCTTTGGGATTTACAATGTCCACTCGGTGATTTCGGGGTTGTCTATGTTTTCGCTGAAGGAGTCTTCGGCCATGTCTTGAAACACATTTTCTCCGGCCACAAGACGTTGCAACAAGACGCAGACATCTTTCAGGGAGCGATACGGTTTGTGAAGGAGGTGACATTTGAGTCCCACGAGGTCAAAACGCGAGAGATCGGTTCCATAACCGGTGGTTAACAAAATTTGCATTGAGGGATTTTTTTTGCGGGCCAGTTTCGCCAAGTCATAACCATTCATGGCGGGCAAAATAACGTCGCTGATCATCAAATCAATTTCTTTTTCTTCCAATATCTTTTTCGCATCCTCGGCATTTGAAACGGCGAAATATTCCTTCACACCCAAGTCTTCAATCAACCGCTTCCATAGGTGCCGGTAGGTGGAATCGTCTTCCACCAACAACAAGATTTTCTTTTTTTGTTTTGCCATACACTACTAATCCCTACAAGTTTTGTGCCACAGAGAGCGAAAATTCAAGCTGTTGAAAACACTTGTTATTTGGGAATTCACGTTTCGAAAAAAACAAAAATATGGGTGAGAAAATACCTTTTTGATTTTGAAACACACCCAGTCAGTTTATTGACGGTTTATCGGGCACATCCGGAAACCGTGATAATTGGGAACCTCCCAAAACTGCTCAGATGCTATGGCTGAGCGAACCCGCAACCGGAGCATACCTTTAATGGTATGTGAGGATTGCGGGTTTGCGGGCAACAACGCAGATGGGCAGTTTTCGGAGGTTCCCTATCGGCAAATTTTGCGGATTTGAGCGGGATCAACATCAATACCGGTCCACAGTTTTAGGTTCCATTTTGCTTGATAGACCAGCAGGCATAATCCGTCGAGGGTTGAAAGTTTGAGGTGCTTGGCTTGTTTCAAAAGTTTTGTTTGAAGGGGTTTATAGACAATGTCGCAAACCAGAGCCGTTTTGGGAAGATATTCCAGCGGAAGATTTAAGGAAGCGGAAGTTGCATGAATCAAGAGATCCGCTTTTGCGAAAAGATCGCGACGCCCTTTTTGCGTGAGATTTAAAGCCTGCCATTTGGTCTTCGGAAATTTCTTTTTCAAAAAAGAGACAACTTTTTTAGCGCGCGCGGGGGTACGATTTAAAATGGCGATATGCGCCGCGCCTTTCTTGGCGAGATTTGCGGCAATTCCTTTTGCGGCTCCCCCTGCCCCCACAATCACAATATTTTTTCCTTTCGGAGCAAAACCTTTTTTTTCCAAAAGAGCCTCCAAAAATCCGATGCCATCAGTGTTAAATCCGATGAAACGGTTTTTGTTCCGCACAATAGTGTTCACCGCCCCGCTTTCTTTTGCGGTCACATCCAAACCATCCAGAAAAGGGATTACCGATTCTTTGTAGGGCGACGTCACATTCAAACCCTCTACATCGATCAACTTCATGCACAAAATCAGATTTTTGAGATGTTCCTTTTCCACCTGAAACGGAAGATAGCGACAGGCAAGATTTCGCTTTTTGAAAATGGCGTTAAAAATTTTTGGAGAACGCGTATGGTTTAACGGTTTACCGATGATGCCGAAGAGTTTCATGAAATTTCAAAGCCTCCGTAATATCTTTTTGAATTTGTGCCGCCAGCGTTTCTGTATTTGGAAATGTCCACTCCTCACGCAACCAAGTTAAAAATTCAACTTCAATTTCTTTGTCCAGCAAATTCCCCTCAAAACCGATCAAATGCGTCTCAACAGAAAAACCCTTCCCGGGAAAAGTGGGATTGAATCCAACACTGGTCGCCGAAGGCCATGATTTTTTTTGTTTTTGGTCAATTGTCCATTGTCCATGGTCCCTAGTCCGTATCCTTGTTCGCGTAATATAAATTCCTGTTTTTGGAAGTAATTCATTTTGATAATGCAAATTGGCGGTGTGAATGCCCATCTTCCCGCCGATTCCGTATCCTTTCACAACGGAACCGATCAACGCAAAGGGTCTGCCCAGCAATTCCGCCGCGAGGCCCACATTGCCCGAAGCAATCAACGTGCGAATTTGCGTGGAACTCATCAAAGTTTCATTCGCAAACTGCGCAGTGGTCACATGCAACGCGATTTTGCTTTCCTTGCAAAAAGTTTCCAAAATAGAAAC
This genomic stretch from Deltaproteobacteria bacterium harbors:
- a CDS encoding type II toxin-antitoxin system HicA family toxin: MKLPRDLSGAALAKSLQILGYTITRQTGSHVRLTTCEKGEHHVTVPNHQSLKIGTLAAILTDVAGHFLLSRNDLIAKLFGNKKY
- a CDS encoding 2-oxoisovalerate dehydrogenase, with the translated sequence MKEIVFLVEEDIEGGFTARALGASIFTEADDLESLHKNIREAVQCHFEKGTEPKVIHLHFVREEVIAV
- a CDS encoding response regulator: MAKQKKKILLLVEDDSTYRHLWKRLIEDLGVKEYFAVSNAEDAKKILEEKEIDLMISDVILPAMNGYDLAKLARKKNPSMQILLTTGYGTDLSRFDLVGLKCHLLHKPYRSLKDVCVLLQRLVAGENVFQDMAEDSFSENIDNPEITEWTL
- the aroE gene encoding shikimate dehydrogenase, whose protein sequence is MKLFGIIGKPLNHTRSPKIFNAIFKKRNLACRYLPFQVEKEHLKNLILCMKLIDVEGLNVTSPYKESVIPFLDGLDVTAKESGAVNTIVRNKNRFIGFNTDGIGFLEALLEKKGFAPKGKNIVIVGAGGAAKGIAANLAKKGAAHIAILNRTPARAKKVVSFLKKKFPKTKWQALNLTQKGRRDLFAKADLLIHATSASLNLPLEYLPKTALVCDIVYKPLQTKLLKQAKHLKLSTLDGLCLLVYQAKWNLKLWTGIDVDPAQIRKICR
- a CDS encoding bifunctional riboflavin kinase/FAD synthetase, which translates into the protein MALGNFDGVHLGHQAILHDLVKTTKKKGWVPCVYTFEPHPAKVLAPKTAPLLIQTLEQKLEALEKLGVEIVILEPFDISFSHLTPEKFFHQILEKRLQPKELWVGYDFTFGVHRSGAVSILETFCKESKIALHVTTAQFANETLMSSTQIRTLIASGNVGLAAELLGRPFALIGSVVKGYGIGGKMGIHTANLHYQNELLPKTGIYITRTRIRTRDHGQWTIDQKQKKSWPSATSVGFNPTFPGKGFSVETHLIGFEGNLLDKEIEVEFLTWLREEWTFPNTETLAAQIQKDITEALKFHETLRHHR